A stretch of Blautia liquoris DNA encodes these proteins:
- a CDS encoding glycosyltransferase family 4 protein, with translation MKDVNQDGKIRILHVAQAAGGVDRYIRMLFKYMDHDRFENILVCSHDFKKEDYNGFADAFEYVDMQRSIGKADVSAMRAVRKLIKNYDPDIVYAHSSKAGAIARVANIGMKKKGEKIRCIYNPHGWAFNMRCGKKKQMMYTAIEKMAAPFCDKIICISKAEKESALARKICKEDKLQVIVNGVDIEDYEQRRIVGLSTVTRESCNIPENSFVVGMVGRISEQKAPDVFIKAAKQIKEKIPEAYFVIVGDGSDREKIESYAKEHGINILITGWVENALDYVDLFDVALLLSRWEGFGMAIPEYMLAGKPVVASRVDAIPEIIVEGKNGLLVDADDVNGVYRAIVRLYEDSVVRRKLISKGRITVHEKYDAKRVAIEVEKLYENIYK, from the coding sequence ATGAAGGATGTAAATCAGGATGGAAAAATCCGTATTCTTCACGTCGCCCAGGCTGCAGGTGGCGTGGACAGATACATAAGGATGCTTTTTAAGTACATGGATCATGACAGGTTTGAAAACATTCTGGTCTGTTCCCATGATTTTAAGAAAGAAGACTACAACGGATTTGCTGATGCTTTTGAATATGTTGATATGCAAAGATCAATCGGCAAAGCCGACGTTAGTGCGATGAGAGCCGTAAGGAAGCTCATCAAGAACTATGATCCCGATATTGTCTACGCGCATTCCAGCAAAGCTGGAGCTATCGCGAGGGTGGCGAATATTGGAATGAAGAAAAAAGGAGAGAAGATCAGATGCATCTACAATCCGCACGGCTGGGCTTTCAATATGCGGTGTGGAAAGAAAAAGCAAATGATGTACACAGCCATCGAGAAAATGGCAGCTCCGTTTTGTGACAAGATTATCTGCATCTCAAAAGCTGAGAAAGAATCTGCGCTGGCCAGGAAAATCTGCAAGGAAGATAAACTGCAGGTAATTGTCAATGGCGTTGATATTGAAGATTACGAGCAGAGAAGGATTGTTGGATTGAGCACCGTGACCCGTGAAAGTTGCAATATTCCTGAAAATTCATTTGTCGTCGGCATGGTAGGGCGTATCAGTGAGCAGAAGGCTCCCGATGTGTTCATAAAGGCAGCGAAGCAGATAAAAGAGAAAATTCCAGAAGCGTATTTTGTGATTGTCGGTGATGGTTCCGACCGTGAGAAGATTGAGAGCTATGCTAAAGAGCACGGGATAAATATCCTTATCACTGGTTGGGTGGAGAATGCTCTGGATTATGTGGATTTATTTGATGTCGCCCTGCTTCTTTCCCGATGGGAAGGCTTTGGCATGGCAATTCCAGAATACATGTTGGCAGGGAAACCTGTTGTGGCTAGTAGGGTGGATGCTATTCCGGAGATTATAGTGGAGGGCAAGAATGGACTGCTCGTCGACGCCGATGATGTTAATGGAGTATATAGGGCCATTGTTAGACTTTATGAAGATAGTGTGGTGAGGAGAAAATTGATCAGCAAAGGTCGCATCACTGTACATGAGAAATATGACGCAAAACGTGTTGCTATTGAAGTTGAAAAATTATATGAAAATATTTATAAATAG
- a CDS encoding glycosyltransferase: MKKILMVCEAFGGDVFTYVSKLCNDMCDDFDVYLAYSLRPQIPKNYKDFLDKRVHLIQVKSFSEKGLTNIPNDIKVIRELQAIEKKVQPDVIHLHSSIAGGMGRLAYKGKNNTVAYTPHGYAHILMGPGKKSVMYKLMEKILGKTSSMTLTCCESEDEVAKTLCKRTAYIETGVNLADLSASLDGIEPVHNDKFTVFTLGRACVQKQPQLFNRIAELVPEARFVWIGNGELTTPNMKVTGWKPSKEALAMAKGGDAFILCSLREAIAMSENMYIEKLILVSNTMRNKSVIKDGVNGYVCETVEEYAEKIKAAMKKFPSELTERAYQDALEIYNTEVMKKKYIGFYNRLMAENTGGYNNEIIVVLWIWNWRFDYSNAADEKAVA, translated from the coding sequence ATGAAAAAGATTCTAATGGTTTGCGAGGCGTTTGGTGGAGACGTTTTTACGTATGTTTCTAAGCTTTGCAATGATATGTGTGATGATTTTGACGTTTATCTTGCCTATTCTCTCCGCCCTCAGATACCGAAGAACTACAAAGACTTCTTGGACAAGCGTGTTCATCTGATTCAGGTCAAGAGCTTTAGTGAAAAAGGTCTTACGAACATTCCTAATGACATCAAAGTCATCAGAGAACTGCAGGCTATTGAAAAAAAGGTTCAGCCTGATGTGATTCATCTTCATTCCTCAATTGCCGGCGGAATGGGGCGTCTTGCCTATAAAGGGAAAAATAATACAGTTGCCTATACTCCGCACGGATATGCTCACATCTTGATGGGTCCTGGCAAGAAGAGTGTTATGTACAAGTTGATGGAGAAAATTCTTGGAAAGACAAGCTCCATGACACTAACCTGCTGTGAGAGCGAAGACGAGGTAGCAAAGACACTCTGCAAGAGAACTGCTTACATAGAGACTGGTGTGAACCTTGCTGATTTGTCAGCCTCTCTTGATGGCATCGAACCGGTGCATAACGACAAGTTTACGGTATTCACGCTCGGACGCGCCTGTGTCCAGAAGCAGCCGCAGCTCTTTAACCGGATTGCAGAACTGGTGCCGGAAGCACGGTTTGTTTGGATAGGCAATGGTGAACTGACGACTCCAAACATGAAAGTCACAGGTTGGAAGCCGAGCAAGGAGGCACTTGCTATGGCAAAGGGGGGGGATGCTTTTATTCTCTGTAGTCTTCGTGAAGCAATCGCTATGAGTGAGAACATGTATATCGAGAAGCTTATTCTGGTAAGCAATACGATGCGAAACAAGAGTGTTATTAAGGATGGCGTTAATGGTTACGTCTGTGAAACTGTAGAAGAGTATGCGGAGAAAATAAAGGCAGCAATGAAGAAATTCCCGTCGGAGCTTACGGAAAGGGCGTACCAGGATGCATTGGAAATATATAATACAGAAGTTATGAAGAAGAAGTATATTGGCTTCTACAATAGATTAATGGCCGAGAATACGGGGGGTTACAACAATGAGATAATTGTTGTACTTTGGATATGGAATTGGCGTTTTGATTATTCAAATGCTGCCGATGAAAAGGCGGTGGCGTGA